The following coding sequences lie in one Ictalurus punctatus breed USDA103 chromosome 16, Coco_2.0, whole genome shotgun sequence genomic window:
- the LOC108276719 gene encoding huntingtin-interacting protein 1-related protein yields MSKDKSEKKDKSEKALAAEKEQFVKLQLQSISKCITSTEAPIKERYGRNILLGTHWESGAVTFWSHAVSLPLASNAIFSWKFCHMVHKLLRDGHPNTLRDSQGHVPSIKQMGTLWGSLHDRYGHIVALYAKFLCIKIEFHCKHKAILPDLAAPDEVLERAIAVDINEVFETTGEVLEYMDAALVLQETVFRQLESNNTSATTAVGQCRLAPLVPLLQDCSPLYHFLVKLLFKLHSRIPMDALLDYRERFRDQFNSLSQFFEKARSIEFFKAIIQIPDFPDTPPNFLRAASLADYVKPVVVHNQLPEDDDTETQVEGNPMFHSFDQYDGPVQREKEVESMRKELEAMRPEVQMFKAEAQRAIVHLKDQVNKLEAELEDQRTRKQMAMVENEQLRMEVEALRAQTAVAASMQASVDDSRVQTAQMHFTRLKEKHAELVTRHADLMRKNADMVKQLASTQQAQEELVKAKQQIAEGLEHLKQENSTKLEAQQAEIIQLRQELQTGKAEIINVQSALQSKEKAGDQLSGVLLGLQAEKETLMRSLKEQEAELANLRQSSQLNQTTLQQERDKTQKEMSSLQSQLQEKVSREIEQQMELEKLKKELELKRAEALSVQSALQSKEAAGDQLSSVLVGLQAEKEILMRTLKEQEAELAKLRQAALLHQITLQQERDKYQKEIDSLNSQLQEKVQREQEQQLEIARLKRELEERRAEATSAQNALHSKETAGHEMSSVLVGLQAQKETLMRSLKEQEAELANLRLAAQQHQTMLQQEKDKTQREMSSLQSQLQAKLSRETELQQKLQEEQFCLLQCAVVEAEGIILDALSKVDDPMHVRCVCTPEYLINRAEITLVSIDKMQQSHAGYLRNLDDASGLLRSVTQFSHLAADTIVNGAAASHSAPTDQADRLTDNCRDCATHCLQFLKELKLQATLQRADPSAIRYTVQRILNQATDLRHNDTDVPKAELADMVDKEMAATSTAIEEAVLRMEEILSQARRDTSGLKLEVNQSILGSCSDLMKAIHMLVTAATDLQKDIVESGRGAGSVKDFYAKNSCWTEGLISASKAVGWGATQMVDSADKVVTDRGKYEELIVCSHEIAASTAQLVAASKVKADRGNKKLNTLLQASRHVNDMAAVVVTSTKAGQMQIEDKDPMDFSGMSLIKLKTEEMETQVKVLELENQLSNERQRLGELRKKHYELAGVPLDQTAEKDFDGFVSVLPPVMPEPPKPEPSKNPTSKRPSIFQKSGSLLKNKFR; encoded by the exons ATGTCAAAagataaaagtgaaaaaaaggaCAAATCTGAAAAGGCTCTGGCAGCGGAAAAAGAACAATTTGTCAAACTTCAG CTGCAGAGCATTTCAAAGTGCATAACCTCCACTGAGGCGCCAATAAAAGAGAGATATGGACGCA ATATCCTATTAGGAACACATTGGGAAAGTGGAGCGGTTACTTTCTGGTCCCACGCTGTGAGTTTGCCTCTTGCCAGCAATGCCATCTTCAGCTGGAAGTTCTGCCATATGGTGCATAAACTCCTACGTGATGGCCATCCTAAT ACCCTGCGAGATAGCCAAGGGCATGTCCCAAGTATAAAACAAATGGGAACTTTGTGG GGAAGCCTCCATGATCGATATGGGCATATTGTCGCTCTGTATGCGAAGTTCCTGTGCATCAAAATTGAATTCCATTGTAAG CACAAAGCGATTCTGCCAGATCTTGCAGCTCCTGACGAGGTCCTTGAGAGGGCTATTGCAGTTGATATAAATGAAGT GTTTGAAACCACTGGTGAGGTGCTAGAATATATGGATGCTGCGCTTGTATTACAAGAAACAG TTTTCAGACAACTCGAATCCAACAATACGAGTGCGACGACTGCAGTGGGTCAGTGCCGCCTAGCGCCTCTGGTCCCGCTTCTCCAAGACTGCAGCCCTCTCTATCACTTCCTCGTCAAGCTCCTGTTTAAGCTACACAGCC GAATACCCATGGATGCTCTGTTGGACTATCGTGAACGATTCCGTGATCAGTTCAACAG tCTTTCCCAGTTCTTCGAGAAAGCCAGGAGCATTGAGTTCTTTAAAGCTATCATACAGATCCCTGATTTTCCTGAT ACCCCTCCAAACTTCCTGCGTGCAGCTTCATTGGCTGATTATGTTAAGCCAGTGGTGGTTCATAATCAGCTTCCTGAAGATGATGATACAGAGACTCAGGTGGAAGGAAACCCAATG TTCCATTCTTTCGACCAGTACGATGGACCTGTCCAGAG GGAGAAAGAGGTCGAGTCTATGAGGAAAGAGCTTGAAGCAATGAGACCTGAGGTGCAGATGTTCAAAGCAGAG GCTCAGCGTGCCATCGTCCACCTGAAGGACCAGGTGAATAAGTTGGAGGCGGAGCTGGAAGACCAGCGCACTCGCAAGCAGATGGCCATGGTGGAGAACGAGCAGCTGCGCATGGAGGTGGAGGCATTAAGGGCACAGACAGCAGTCGCTGCGAGTATGCAGGCCTCTGTAGACGACA GCAGAGTTCAAACTGCCCAGATGCATTTCACTCGGCTTAAAGAAAAGCATGCTGAGCTGGTCACCAGGCACGCTGATCTCATGAGAAAG AATGCCGACATGGTGAAGCAGCTGGCCAGCACTCAGCAAGCCCAAGAGGAGCTGGTCAAGGCCAAGCAGCAGATCGCAGAAGGCCTGGAACATCTCAAACAGGAGAACAGTACCAAG CTTGAAGCACAGCAAGCAGAAATCATCCAATTAAGGCAAGAGCTTCAGACGGGAAAAGCTGAAATAATAAATGTTCAGAGTGCACTCCAGAGCAAAGAAAAG gCAGGGGACCAGCTGAGTGGTGTGTTGTTGGGACTTCAGGCTGAGAAGGAAACATTGATGCGTTCTCTGAAAGAGCAGGAGGCTGAGCTTGCTAACCTGCGCCAGAGCTCTCAGCTGAACCAGACCACGCTGCAGCAGGAGCGAGACAAGACCCAGAAAGAGATGAGCTCCCTGCAGAGCCAACTCCAGGAAAAA GTGAGTCGAGAGATTGAGCAGCAGATGGAGttggagaaactgaagaaagAGCTGGAGTTGAAAAGAGCAGAGGCACTAAGTGTGCAGAGTGCACTACAGAGTAAAGAGGCG GCAGGAGATCAGCTGAGCAGTGTGTTGGTGGGGCTTCAGGCTGAGAAGGAAATACTGATGCGTACTTTAAAAGAGCAGGAGGCTGAGCTTGCGAAACTGCGCCAGGCTGCTCTGCTGCACCAGATCACGCTGCAGCAGGAGAGAGACAAATACCAAAAAGAGATTGACTCCCTGAACAGCCAGCTACAGGAAAAG GTGCAGCGGGAGCAGGAACAGCAGCTGGAAATCGCTCGGCTGAAACGAGAGttggaggagaggagagcagaaGCGACAAGTGCTCAAAATGCTCTTCACAGCAAGGAGACG GCAGGGCATGAGATGAGCAGTGTGTTGGTGGGGCTGCAGGCTCAAAAGGAAACACTGATGCGTTCTCTGAAAGAGCAGGAGGCTGAGCTTGCTAACTTGCGCCTGGCTGCTCAGCAGCACCAGACCATGCTGCAGCAGGAGAAAGACAAGACCCAGAGAGAGATGAGCTCCCTGCAGAGCCAACTACAGGCCAAG ttgaGCCGGGAAACGGAGCTCCAGCAGAAGCTGCAGGAAGAGCAGTTTTGCTTATTGCAGTGCGCTGTGGTGGAGGCAGAGGGCATCATTCTAGACGCTCTTTCCAAAGTGGATGACCCTATGCACGTGCGCTGTGTTTGCACTCCTG AGTATTTGATCAATCGAGCTGAGATCACTCTGGTGTCCATTGACAAGATGCAGCAAAGTCATGCGGGGTACTTAAGAAATCTGGATG ATGCCAGTGGGCTGTTGAGATCTGTGACTCAGTTTTCCCACCTTGCAGCGGACACTATTGTTAATGGAGCTGCCGCGTCCCACTCTGCACCCACTGACCAGGCTGACA GGCTGACAGATAACTGCAGAGACTGTGCCACTCACTGTCTGCAGTTCCTTAAAGAGCTCAAGCTGCAGGCCACACTGCAGAGAGCTGACCCGAGCGCCATCCGCTACACGGTCCAGCGCATCCTCAACCAAGccact GATTTACGACACAATGACACAGATGTTCCGAAAGCAGAGCTGGCAGACATGGTGGATAAAGAGATGGCTGCCACCTCCACTGCTATTGAGGAAGCTGTTCTGAGGATGGAG GAAATATTGAGCCAGGCAAGAAGAGATACATCGGGATTAAAATTGGAAGTTAACCAAAG CATCCTTGGTTCCTGTTCTGATCTGATGAAG GCCATACACATGTTGGTCACAGCGGCCACAGATTTACAGAAGGACATCGTGGAAAGTGGTCGG GGAGCTGGCTCTGTGAAAGACTTCTATGCCAAGAATTCCTGCTGGACTGAGGGGCTCATCTCTGCCTCCAAAGCTGTAGGATGGGGAGCCACACAAATGGT TGATTCTGCTGACAAAGTAGTGACAGACCGAGGCAAATATGAGGAACTGATAGTGTGCTCTCACGAGATTGCTGCCAGCACTGCCCAGCTCGTAGCTGCCTCcaag GTAAAGGCAGATCGAGGTAATAAGAAACTTAATACATTGCTGCAAGCCTCACGACATGTAAATGATATGGCTGCAGTTGTTGTGACCTCGACAAAAGCTGGACAGATGCAAATCGAAGATAAGG ATCCCATGGATTTCTCTGGCATGTCCCTGATCAAACTGAAGACAGAGGAAATGGAAACTCAG GTGAAAGTGTTAGAGCTGGAGAATCAGTTGTCCAACGAACGCCAGCGGCTGGGCGAGCTGAGGAAAAAGCACTATGAGTTGGCTGGAGTTCCTCTCGATCAGACCGCAGAGAAAGATTTTGATGGGTTTGTCAGCGTTTTACCTCCAGTGATGCCTGAACCACCCAAACCTGAGCCTTCTAAAAACCCAACATCTAAAAGACCTTCTATTTTCCAGAAATCTGGCAGCCTCCTTAAAAATAAG TTTAGGTGA
- the rilpl1 gene encoding RILP-like protein 1 isoform X4: protein MEGFGSALEKNVADLTVMDVYDIAAVVGQEFERIIDQYGCEALARLMPKVVRVLEILEVLVSRNSISPETEELRLELDKLRLERLDRLEKEKKHKKELELVEDVWRGEAQDLLSQIAQLQQENKTLLNNLSLKDCPMTEEDVQRQEGMSERERQVMKKLKEVVDKQRDEIRAKDRELTLKNEDIEALQQQQNRLMKINHDLRHKITVVEAQGKALIEQKVELEAFAQARQQELTSLRQEVARLRERLQGEKKSPETEERPAPPSPAQEALCEEEVAFDPKDPNRPRFTLQELRDVLHERNELKAKVFMLQEEIAYYKSEEQEDDAHPPTPDPSPTLQPRSRTGAQPESGIKRLIFTAIMPMVAAGLIADDPTLQPIRRLVSLV, encoded by the exons ATGGAAGGTTTTGGATCGGCGCTGGAGAAAAACGTGGCGGATTTAACCGTGATGGACGTGTACGACATAGCGGCTGTGGTGGGCCAGGAGTTTGAGCGGATTATAGATCAGTACGGCTGTGAAGCGTTGGCGCGACTCATGCCCAAAGTTGTGCGGGTTTTGGAGATCCTGGAGGTGCTGGTGAGCCGCAACAGCATCAGTCCGGAGACCGAGGAGCTGCGGCTGGAGCTGGATAAACTCCGCCTGGAGAGACTGGACCGCctggaaaaggaaaagaaacacaaaaag GAGCTGGAGCTGGTCGAGGATGTGTGGCGAGGGGAAGCCCAAGACTTGTTGTCGCAGATTGCCCAGCTGCAACAGGAAAATAAGACCCTCCTCAACAACCTGTCACTCAAGGACTGCCCAATGACCGAGGAGGATGTTCAGAGACAGGAAG GTATGTCAGAAAGGGAGAGGCAAGTGATGAAAAAGCTTAAGGAGGTGGTGGATAAACAGAGGGATGAGATTCGCGCCAAGGATCGAGAACTGACGCTGAAGAATGAAGACATTGAAGCA ctgcagcagcagcagaaccGGCTGATGAAGATTAACCACGACCTGAGGCATAAGATCACAGTGGTGGAGGCGCAGGGCAAGGCTCTGATCGAGCAGAAGGTGGAGCTTGAGGCGTTCGCCCAGGCCAGGCAGCAGGAGCTGACTAGCCTGAGACAAGAGGTGGCACGACTCAGAGAGCGTCTTCAGGGAGAGAAGAAAAGCCCTGAAACCGAGGAGCGGCCTGCTCCGCCATCACCTGctcag GAGGCGTTGTGTGAGGAGGAAGTGGCTTTCGATCCGAAAGATCCAAACCGACCACGGTTCACTCTGCAAGAGCTGCGAGATGTCCTGCATGAGAGAAATGAGTTGAAGGCCAAAGTGTTCATGCTGCAAGAGGAAATTGCATATTACAAAAG TGAAGAGCAGGAAGATGATGCACACCCGCCCACTCCGGACCCTTCGCCCACGCTCCAGCCCCGCTCCCGAACCGGCGCCCAGCCAGAGTCCGGCATAAAGCGCTT GATCTTCACAGCCATTATGCCGATGGTGGCGGCTGGCTTGATTGCAGATGACCCCACTTTACAGCCAATCAGACGACTTGTTTCTCTT
- the rilpl1 gene encoding RILP-like protein 1 isoform X1 yields MEGFGSALEKNVADLTVMDVYDIAAVVGQEFERIIDQYGCEALARLMPKVVRVLEILEVLVSRNSISPETEELRLELDKLRLERLDRLEKEKKHKKELELVEDVWRGEAQDLLSQIAQLQQENKTLLNNLSLKDCPMTEEDVQRQEGMSERERQVMKKLKEVVDKQRDEIRAKDRELTLKNEDIEALQQQQNRLMKINHDLRHKITVVEAQGKALIEQKVELEAFAQARQQELTSLRQEVARLRERLQGEKKSPETEERPAPPSPAQNLLSKPVLSRDPPLSLAPRNHQVLTDEDEADVEDEDDVEDEEEEAVLLWEALCEEEVAFDPKDPNRPRFTLQELRDVLHERNELKAKVFMLQEEIAYYKSEEQEDDAHPPTPDPSPTLQPRSRTGAQPESGIKRLFSFFSRDKRRSSQRGMAQFDDSYSPWSRKDDVYTEQAQEALQHM; encoded by the exons ATGGAAGGTTTTGGATCGGCGCTGGAGAAAAACGTGGCGGATTTAACCGTGATGGACGTGTACGACATAGCGGCTGTGGTGGGCCAGGAGTTTGAGCGGATTATAGATCAGTACGGCTGTGAAGCGTTGGCGCGACTCATGCCCAAAGTTGTGCGGGTTTTGGAGATCCTGGAGGTGCTGGTGAGCCGCAACAGCATCAGTCCGGAGACCGAGGAGCTGCGGCTGGAGCTGGATAAACTCCGCCTGGAGAGACTGGACCGCctggaaaaggaaaagaaacacaaaaag GAGCTGGAGCTGGTCGAGGATGTGTGGCGAGGGGAAGCCCAAGACTTGTTGTCGCAGATTGCCCAGCTGCAACAGGAAAATAAGACCCTCCTCAACAACCTGTCACTCAAGGACTGCCCAATGACCGAGGAGGATGTTCAGAGACAGGAAG GTATGTCAGAAAGGGAGAGGCAAGTGATGAAAAAGCTTAAGGAGGTGGTGGATAAACAGAGGGATGAGATTCGCGCCAAGGATCGAGAACTGACGCTGAAGAATGAAGACATTGAAGCA ctgcagcagcagcagaaccGGCTGATGAAGATTAACCACGACCTGAGGCATAAGATCACAGTGGTGGAGGCGCAGGGCAAGGCTCTGATCGAGCAGAAGGTGGAGCTTGAGGCGTTCGCCCAGGCCAGGCAGCAGGAGCTGACTAGCCTGAGACAAGAGGTGGCACGACTCAGAGAGCGTCTTCAGGGAGAGAAGAAAAGCCCTGAAACCGAGGAGCGGCCTGCTCCGCCATCACCTGctcag AATTTACTCTCCAAGCCCGTGTTATCACGCGATCCTCCGCTGTCCCTGGCTCCACGTAACCACCAAGTGCTAACAGATGAGGATGAAGCGGATGTGGAAGATGAGGATGatgtggaggatgaggaggaagaggctGTGTTGTTATGG GAGGCGTTGTGTGAGGAGGAAGTGGCTTTCGATCCGAAAGATCCAAACCGACCACGGTTCACTCTGCAAGAGCTGCGAGATGTCCTGCATGAGAGAAATGAGTTGAAGGCCAAAGTGTTCATGCTGCAAGAGGAAATTGCATATTACAAAAG TGAAGAGCAGGAAGATGATGCACACCCGCCCACTCCGGACCCTTCGCCCACGCTCCAGCCCCGCTCCCGAACCGGCGCCCAGCCAGAGTCCGGCATAAAGCGCTT
- the rilpl1 gene encoding RILP-like protein 1 isoform X2: MEGFGSALEKNVADLTVMDVYDIAAVVGQEFERIIDQYGCEALARLMPKVVRVLEILEVLVSRNSISPETEELRLELDKLRLERLDRLEKEKKHKKELELVEDVWRGEAQDLLSQIAQLQQENKTLLNNLSLKDCPMTEEDVQRQEGMSERERQVMKKLKEVVDKQRDEIRAKDRELTLKNEDIEALQQQQNRLMKINHDLRHKITVVEAQGKALIEQKVELEAFAQARQQELTSLRQEVARLRERLQGEKKSPETEERPAPPSPAQNLLSKPVLSRDPPLSLAPRNHQVLTDEDEADVEDEDDVEDEEEEAVLLWEALCEEEVAFDPKDPNRPRFTLQELRDVLHERNELKAKVFMLQEEIAYYKSEEQEDDAHPPTPDPSPTLQPRSRTGAQPESGIKRLIFTAIMPMVAAGLIADDPTLQPIRRLVSLV, from the exons ATGGAAGGTTTTGGATCGGCGCTGGAGAAAAACGTGGCGGATTTAACCGTGATGGACGTGTACGACATAGCGGCTGTGGTGGGCCAGGAGTTTGAGCGGATTATAGATCAGTACGGCTGTGAAGCGTTGGCGCGACTCATGCCCAAAGTTGTGCGGGTTTTGGAGATCCTGGAGGTGCTGGTGAGCCGCAACAGCATCAGTCCGGAGACCGAGGAGCTGCGGCTGGAGCTGGATAAACTCCGCCTGGAGAGACTGGACCGCctggaaaaggaaaagaaacacaaaaag GAGCTGGAGCTGGTCGAGGATGTGTGGCGAGGGGAAGCCCAAGACTTGTTGTCGCAGATTGCCCAGCTGCAACAGGAAAATAAGACCCTCCTCAACAACCTGTCACTCAAGGACTGCCCAATGACCGAGGAGGATGTTCAGAGACAGGAAG GTATGTCAGAAAGGGAGAGGCAAGTGATGAAAAAGCTTAAGGAGGTGGTGGATAAACAGAGGGATGAGATTCGCGCCAAGGATCGAGAACTGACGCTGAAGAATGAAGACATTGAAGCA ctgcagcagcagcagaaccGGCTGATGAAGATTAACCACGACCTGAGGCATAAGATCACAGTGGTGGAGGCGCAGGGCAAGGCTCTGATCGAGCAGAAGGTGGAGCTTGAGGCGTTCGCCCAGGCCAGGCAGCAGGAGCTGACTAGCCTGAGACAAGAGGTGGCACGACTCAGAGAGCGTCTTCAGGGAGAGAAGAAAAGCCCTGAAACCGAGGAGCGGCCTGCTCCGCCATCACCTGctcag AATTTACTCTCCAAGCCCGTGTTATCACGCGATCCTCCGCTGTCCCTGGCTCCACGTAACCACCAAGTGCTAACAGATGAGGATGAAGCGGATGTGGAAGATGAGGATGatgtggaggatgaggaggaagaggctGTGTTGTTATGG GAGGCGTTGTGTGAGGAGGAAGTGGCTTTCGATCCGAAAGATCCAAACCGACCACGGTTCACTCTGCAAGAGCTGCGAGATGTCCTGCATGAGAGAAATGAGTTGAAGGCCAAAGTGTTCATGCTGCAAGAGGAAATTGCATATTACAAAAG TGAAGAGCAGGAAGATGATGCACACCCGCCCACTCCGGACCCTTCGCCCACGCTCCAGCCCCGCTCCCGAACCGGCGCCCAGCCAGAGTCCGGCATAAAGCGCTT GATCTTCACAGCCATTATGCCGATGGTGGCGGCTGGCTTGATTGCAGATGACCCCACTTTACAGCCAATCAGACGACTTGTTTCTCTT